Sequence from the Actinocatenispora sera genome:
CCGCTGCGGCGCCGCCGCGATCAGGCCGGACGTGGTGCCGCCGCGGTCAGACCGGACGTGGCGCCGCCACGATCAGGCCGGACGTGGCACCGCCCCGGTCAGGACGGACGTGGCACCGCCACGGTCAGGCCGGACGTGGCGCCGCCGCGACGAGCGAGCGGCGGGCACTGGCCGCGATCAGCCCGGCCGGCACCGCGGCGGCCAGCACCGACGTGGTCACCGAGCCCACACTCGCCAGGCCCGGCGTGGCCACCGACATCACCGCACACGAGACCAGCATCGTCGCCGCGACGCCGAAGCCGAAGACGCCGGAGGCGCGGGCCAGCAGCTCGGGGCGGGAGAGCACCCGCTGGCCGTAGGTGAACGCGACCAGCACCGCGCACAGCGCCAACCCGGCCGGGATCAGCTGCAGCGCGTCCACCGCACGGGCCAGCAGCCGGTACCCCGCGGACGGCGTCGCGCTCGACCACACCTGATGCTCCGCCAGCCGCCAGGACAGCTCGGAGAACAGCCACACGTTCAGCTGCACCGCCGCGGTCAACAGCAGCGTGCGGCGCCCCTGCGACAGCGCCAGCTCGGTGCGGTACTCGCCGGCCAGCTCACCGACGGTGCCGAAGTCGGCGACCGCCAGCTGCTCGGCCCGCCCGGTCGGGTAACCGGCCGCCCGGTAGGCGGTGGCCGCGTCGACCAGGCCGTCCCGGGCCTCGCCAACCAGGCTCGCCCGGGCGCGCGCCGGACCGGGCAGCGCCGCGGTCAGCGCACGCACGTACTCCTCGATGGGGCCCACTTCGCCGCGCATCCCCCCAGGATGCCGCACCGCCGCGGGTCGCGCGTCCGGGATTCTCCCCCAGTCCCCGCGCCGGACCCGGCGATGCGCCGGGCCCGGGCTCGGGGTCAGTTCGCGGCCAGCGCCGAGGTGCGGACCACGGTACGGATCTGCCGCAGCAACACCGACAGGGCGGCCAGGTCCGAGCTGGTGCCGTGGAACTCGCCGATCGCCGACAGCGCGCGGCCGATCGGCGTGGCGTTCTGCTGCGCCCACGCGTCGACCCGTTCGGTGGCCGGCAGCGACTCGTCGGTGGCCGCCAACGCCTCGGCGGTCAGCGCCGCGAGTGCCGCGTACAGGTCGTAGCGCAGCGCCTGCCGGGCCTGCGTCTGCCAGCGGTCGTGCCGGGGCAGGTCGGAGATCTTGTCCAGCAACTCGTCCACCCGGAACCGCTCCGACATCGCGTAGTAGACGTCCGCGATCTCTGCCAGCGGCCGGCCCGTCGCGTGCCCCACCTCGACCACGTCGAGCAGGCCGAAGCCCCACAGCACCCGGGTCGCCCGGTCGGCGAGCTCGGCCGGTACCCCCTCGGCCACGAGCTCGTCGCGGTGCTCGGCGTACGCCTCCTGCTCGGCGCCGCGGTACAGGGTGCCAACCT
This genomic interval carries:
- a CDS encoding permease prefix domain 1-containing protein; the encoded protein is MRGEVGPIEEYVRALTAALPGPARARASLVGEARDGLVDAATAYRAAGYPTGRAEQLAVADFGTVGELAGEYRTELALSQGRRTLLLTAAVQLNVWLFSELSWRLAEHQVWSSATPSAGYRLLARAVDALQLIPAGLALCAVLVAFTYGQRVLSRPELLARASGVFGFGVAATMLVSCAVMSVATPGLASVGSVTTSVLAAAVPAGLIAASARRSLVAAAPRPA